From a region of the Paenibacillus sp. R14(2021) genome:
- a CDS encoding nucleotide sugar dehydrogenase — MEKRNSTLIGYGNGRGKVAIIGLGFVGLPLAIAFVRKGFEVIGIDLDEKKIKTIQAGMSYIQDVSEHEVEHAVSGGKLFATMDYSILSSADSIVVCVPTPLSPENTPDLKFLIDVSCRLIPVLKPNHLIVIESSTFPGTTKEVVQPILEQSGFVIGQDLHLAYSPERVDPGNRSFQMHEIPKVVSGITERCLERVSRLYEHIFDKIVAVSSTEVAETTKLLENTYRLVNLSFINEFAQLCDKLEVDVWEVIHAAATKPYGFSPFYPGPGVGGHCIPVDPLYLQWKAKQVGASSRFIEISHVINESMPEYIVERVLAHLPTGKPISASSVLIYGVTYKKDTVDIRESPAIPIIRLLLKQGIGVRYHDPYMDSMQLDDETIWSSVALTAEELANADCVLILVDHSSIPAEFISEHSTFIFDTRNRITSVKAGAKLVKLGNSASI, encoded by the coding sequence ATGGAAAAGAGGAATTCAACTTTAATTGGGTATGGAAATGGGAGAGGAAAAGTCGCCATAATAGGTCTCGGATTTGTCGGATTACCGCTTGCGATTGCGTTCGTACGCAAAGGATTCGAGGTTATCGGGATCGATTTGGATGAAAAGAAAATAAAAACAATTCAAGCTGGAATGAGTTATATCCAGGATGTTTCAGAGCATGAAGTCGAACATGCGGTTTCCGGAGGCAAATTGTTTGCAACGATGGATTATTCCATTTTGTCGTCAGCTGATTCCATTGTTGTTTGCGTGCCTACCCCGTTATCTCCTGAAAACACCCCAGATCTGAAATTTTTGATTGATGTAAGCTGCAGGTTAATTCCCGTGTTAAAGCCGAACCACCTTATCGTTATCGAAAGTTCAACATTTCCCGGGACGACGAAAGAGGTTGTTCAGCCCATTTTGGAGCAAAGCGGATTCGTTATCGGCCAAGATCTGCACTTGGCTTATTCACCGGAAAGAGTCGATCCCGGAAACCGCAGCTTTCAAATGCACGAAATACCGAAGGTGGTCAGCGGGATAACCGAGCGCTGTCTGGAAAGAGTCAGCAGGCTTTACGAGCACATTTTCGATAAAATCGTAGCCGTGTCCTCGACTGAAGTCGCAGAAACGACCAAGCTGCTCGAGAACACGTATCGGCTGGTGAATCTATCATTTATCAATGAATTCGCTCAGCTATGCGATAAATTAGAGGTTGATGTATGGGAAGTGATTCATGCTGCCGCCACGAAACCATACGGATTCAGTCCTTTTTATCCCGGTCCGGGAGTCGGCGGACATTGCATACCGGTCGATCCTTTATATTTGCAATGGAAGGCAAAGCAAGTCGGTGCCTCTAGTCGATTCATCGAAATATCGCATGTCATCAATGAATCCATGCCGGAATATATCGTTGAACGGGTACTGGCACATCTGCCCACAGGTAAACCGATCTCGGCGTCCTCCGTCCTTATCTATGGGGTAACCTACAAAAAGGATACCGTCGATATCAGGGAGTCTCCAGCCATCCCTATAATTCGATTATTGCTAAAACAAGGCATAGGAGTCCGCTATCACGATCCGTATATGGATTCCATGCAATTGGATGACGAAACAATATGGAGCAGTGTCGCCTTAACGGCTGAGGAGCTCGCGAATGCGGACTGCGTTCTTATTCTCGTCGACCATTCCAGCATCCCGGCGGAGTTCATTTCGGAGCACAGCACGTTTATTTTTGATACGCGTAACAGGATAACAAGTGTAAAAGCTGGAGCCAAGCTTGTGAAGCTAGGCAATAGCGCTTCAATCTAA
- a CDS encoding GT-D fold domain-containing glycosyltransferase: MAKNLSTTQVLRQLDNALKRKRPLSLVRIGDGENIVLAQKSVWSFRKVMREPWAAMAKKGRKGIPFPNLEIRDEIVRSIRNATIVGILPKNDRMIRAPRYLKRNLTNQTFRYFNLKPKRTCHACINRIAVRKPKFRKMLRGKRILVINRNPFHIKSLLKKKPYRLRVTATIPFSNYSQINSTLRRVRKLKRKFDIALISCGVNAVILAPKIAAATGKVAVDFGKAPMKM, from the coding sequence ATGGCAAAAAATTTATCAACCACTCAGGTATTGCGTCAATTAGATAATGCATTGAAGCGAAAAAGGCCCTTGTCGCTGGTTCGAATCGGCGACGGCGAAAATATCGTATTGGCTCAAAAATCGGTATGGTCGTTTCGTAAAGTGATGAGGGAACCCTGGGCGGCCATGGCGAAAAAAGGAAGGAAAGGCATCCCTTTCCCGAACCTAGAGATCCGAGACGAGATCGTCCGTTCCATCCGTAATGCCACGATCGTCGGCATACTTCCAAAAAATGACCGTATGATTCGAGCGCCGCGATACTTGAAGAGAAATTTAACCAATCAAACATTCCGTTACTTCAATTTAAAGCCGAAACGAACCTGTCATGCCTGCATCAACCGTATTGCCGTGCGGAAGCCTAAGTTCCGAAAAATGCTTAGAGGCAAACGGATACTTGTCATTAATCGAAATCCGTTCCATATTAAATCACTTTTGAAAAAGAAACCCTATCGTCTTCGTGTGACAGCGACCATCCCGTTTTCTAACTACAGCCAAATAAATTCGACCCTAAGACGAGTAAGAAAGTTGAAGCGCAAATTTGACATCGCACTTATTTCTTGCGGCGTAAATGCAGTCATCCTAGCACCGAAGATAGCTGCAGCAACCGGAAAGGTCGCTGTCGATTTTGGCAAAGCCCCTATGAAGATGTAA
- a CDS encoding oxidoreductase, with protein MGNEWTSGRMPDQHGTRVVITGASSGIGYETARAFAAKGAEVIFAVRNLHKGEEAARHLRKEHPGAKLKLMKLDLSDLASVREFAQAYRESYDSLTLLINNAGVMTPPFEKTKDGFELQFGSNHLGHFALTGLMLPMMKNVPSSRVVTLSSSVIKGAKIDFNNLDGSSGYNRVKFYGQSKLANLLFAYELNERLRASGAATISLSSHPGRANTNLYSLGSGKQPSPLMKLVVKLLRTQSAEMGALPTLFAATNPALKGGEYIGPDGKGGNRGYPVIDTSVLSKYDRRSTKRLWEISESLTGISYLS; from the coding sequence ATGGGCAACGAATGGACAAGCGGCCGAATGCCGGATCAGCACGGTACACGGGTTGTGATTACAGGCGCAAGCAGCGGAATCGGCTACGAAACCGCGCGGGCTTTCGCGGCGAAGGGGGCGGAGGTGATCTTCGCCGTCCGGAATTTGCACAAAGGGGAAGAGGCCGCTAGACACCTGAGGAAGGAACATCCAGGCGCGAAGCTGAAGCTCATGAAGCTGGATCTGAGCGATCTTGCGAGCGTCCGTGAATTTGCCCAAGCGTATCGCGAAAGTTATGATTCCCTTACCTTACTTATCAATAATGCGGGCGTCATGACCCCGCCGTTCGAGAAGACCAAGGACGGGTTTGAACTTCAGTTCGGCAGCAATCATCTCGGACATTTTGCCCTTACCGGCCTTATGCTGCCTATGATGAAGAATGTTCCGTCCTCGCGCGTCGTTACGCTGAGCAGCTCCGTGATCAAAGGCGCTAAGATCGATTTCAATAATTTAGATGGAAGCAGCGGCTATAATCGGGTGAAATTCTACGGACAGAGCAAGCTTGCTAACTTGTTGTTTGCCTATGAGCTGAATGAAAGGTTGAGGGCGAGCGGCGCAGCAACCATCAGCTTGAGCAGTCATCCAGGCAGAGCGAACACGAATTTGTATTCGCTCGGTTCCGGTAAACAGCCCAGTCCGCTCATGAAACTCGTGGTGAAGCTATTGCGCACCCAATCCGCGGAAATGGGTGCATTGCCGACTTTGTTCGCAGCAACAAATCCAGCGCTCAAGGGAGGCGAATACATCGGTCCTGACGGGAAGGGCGGCAACAGAGGCTATCCTGTAATCGATACCTCCGTGCTCTCCAAGTATGACCGGCGCTCGACCAAGCGGCTGTGGGAGATCTCGGAATCGCTGACCGGAATATCGTACTTATCTTAG
- a CDS encoding SDR family oxidoreductase produces MENIAAKVVIITGASSGIGEASARLLAQNGAKLVLAARRTDRLQAVVNEINQAGGEAVYRQTDVTSSEDMQKLAHFALEHYGRIDVLVNNAGVMPASMLHDLKVQEWDQMIDVNIKGVLYGIAAVLPTMRAQQSGHIINLSSVAGHHVHPLSAVYSGTKFAVRAISEGLRMEESPSSRIRSTIISPGLTESELTNTISSPEVRAMVSQMTSLAISPASIARAIAFAINEPSDVSVNEMIVSPTLLP; encoded by the coding sequence ATGGAAAACATAGCAGCGAAGGTCGTAATCATTACGGGTGCATCCAGCGGGATCGGGGAAGCCTCTGCTAGATTGTTGGCGCAAAACGGTGCAAAGCTGGTATTGGCGGCTAGAAGAACGGATCGTTTGCAAGCGGTCGTTAACGAGATTAATCAAGCTGGCGGCGAAGCCGTTTATAGGCAGACTGACGTAACTTCATCCGAAGACATGCAGAAGCTGGCACATTTTGCATTGGAGCACTATGGACGCATCGATGTTCTTGTAAATAATGCTGGCGTCATGCCCGCTTCCATGCTTCACGATCTGAAGGTTCAAGAGTGGGATCAAATGATCGACGTCAATATCAAAGGGGTATTGTATGGTATTGCGGCGGTGTTGCCGACTATGAGAGCACAGCAATCGGGTCATATCATCAATTTATCCTCCGTTGCGGGCCATCATGTGCATCCGTTGTCGGCTGTATACAGCGGGACGAAGTTTGCGGTAAGGGCGATCTCAGAGGGGCTTCGCATGGAGGAGTCGCCTTCCTCTCGTATTCGATCCACGATCATCTCTCCGGGACTCACTGAATCCGAGTTGACGAATACGATCAGCAGTCCTGAAGTCAGAGCTATGGTTAGTCAGATGACCAGCTTGGCCATTTCTCCTGCCAGCATTGCCAGAGCGATTGCGTTCGCAATTAATGAGCCAAGCGATGTCTCGGTCAACGAAATGATTGTCAGCCCAACATTGCTGCCTTAA
- a CDS encoding TetR/AcrR family transcriptional regulator, which yields MAAEAKIDRRIVKTKEAINKAFLELFVSKAFEQITINDISERANVNRGTVYLHYTDKYDLLNKCIEEHFSRMFLSCKHTDTQSEPTEMIGQIKPVFDYFEAHFLFFSSMLSKTRSSVFRERMLEFVTANIIEKLDKQDIGPGMDKHVMTQFMASALVGTIEWWIVNHMPHSPQSMAEQLKQLFERKAVYPL from the coding sequence ATGGCTGCTGAAGCCAAGATCGATCGGCGCATTGTAAAGACCAAAGAAGCGATTAACAAGGCCTTTCTTGAATTGTTTGTATCCAAAGCGTTCGAACAGATTACGATCAACGATATTTCCGAGAGGGCCAATGTCAACCGGGGAACGGTCTACCTCCATTACACGGACAAATATGATCTGCTTAATAAATGTATCGAGGAGCATTTCAGCCGGATGTTTCTATCCTGCAAGCATACCGATACACAGAGCGAGCCGACCGAAATGATTGGCCAGATCAAGCCTGTTTTTGATTATTTCGAGGCGCACTTCCTCTTCTTCTCTTCGATGCTGTCGAAAACGAGGAGCTCTGTATTTCGAGAGCGCATGCTGGAGTTCGTTACGGCTAATATCATCGAGAAGCTGGATAAACAAGACATAGGACCTGGCATGGATAAGCATGTAATGACGCAGTTCATGGCTTCCGCGCTCGTTGGAACGATCGAATGGTGGATTGTAAACCACATGCCGCATTCACCGCAATCGATGGCAGAGCAGCTAAAGCAATTGTTCGAAAGGAAGGCCGTTTATCCCTTGTGA
- a CDS encoding ribonuclease J, translating into MSPKVDKLSIAALGGVNEIGKNMYILQYNDDIIVIDCGSKFPDDSLPGIDVIIPDITYLLENRELIRGLVVTHGHEDHIGGIPYVMKQLNIPIYATRLTLGLIQAKLKEHGLLSTAQLHSIDSNSALTLGDIAVRFFSTNHSIPDCLGITFETPQGTVVHTGDFKFDFTPVNEQYADIHKMAQIGSNGVLALLSESTNAERPGFTPSERVVGEHIEEAFKKAEGKIFLSTFASNVHRVQQVINAAEKTNRKLILLGRSMINVVDIASSLGYLRVPDGMLIQADAVKQYAPDKLVILCTGSQGEPMAALSRLASGAHRQIHVAPGDTVILASSPIPGNERNVARIVDQLFERKAIVIYGSGTVTGMHVSGHASQEELKLMLTLMKPKYFIPIHGEYRMLHQHRLIAEAVGVEAEHILIVNNGDVVDLTDSVARQERKIPNGNTLVDGLGIGDVGHIVLRDRKVLSEDGIVIVVVSIAKSDGKIVSGPDFISRGFVYVRESEGLMEEAQRIAVSCIKQLQDADTHTWSSYKNTLKDAIGKCLYTYTKRRPMIVPIIIEI; encoded by the coding sequence ATGAGCCCAAAGGTTGACAAATTGTCCATTGCTGCGCTAGGCGGCGTGAATGAAATTGGAAAAAACATGTATATCCTTCAATACAATGATGACATCATCGTCATCGACTGCGGATCCAAATTTCCCGATGACAGCCTGCCGGGCATCGATGTCATTATTCCGGATATTACGTATTTGCTGGAAAATCGGGAGCTCATCCGGGGCTTGGTCGTCACGCATGGACACGAGGATCATATCGGCGGCATTCCTTATGTAATGAAACAATTGAACATACCCATCTACGCGACACGCTTAACGCTTGGCCTCATTCAAGCCAAACTGAAGGAGCACGGGCTGCTCAGCACAGCGCAGCTGCATAGCATCGACTCAAACTCGGCGCTAACGCTCGGTGATATTGCGGTTCGCTTCTTCAGCACGAATCACAGCATCCCGGATTGTCTTGGCATCACCTTCGAGACACCGCAAGGGACCGTCGTTCATACCGGCGATTTCAAATTCGACTTCACGCCTGTCAACGAACAATACGCAGACATTCATAAGATGGCCCAAATCGGCTCGAATGGTGTCCTGGCGTTATTGTCCGAGAGCACGAATGCGGAACGTCCGGGCTTCACGCCCTCCGAACGCGTCGTCGGCGAGCATATCGAAGAAGCGTTCAAGAAGGCCGAAGGCAAAATATTTCTGTCCACGTTCGCCTCCAACGTTCACCGGGTTCAGCAGGTTATCAACGCCGCGGAGAAGACGAACCGCAAGCTGATTCTGCTCGGTCGAAGCATGATCAATGTGGTAGACATCGCTTCCTCACTCGGTTATCTGCGCGTACCTGACGGTATGCTGATCCAAGCGGATGCCGTCAAGCAGTATGCACCGGATAAGCTCGTCATTCTCTGTACCGGCAGTCAAGGCGAGCCGATGGCCGCACTATCCCGGCTTGCAAGCGGCGCGCATCGGCAAATCCACGTAGCTCCCGGCGATACGGTTATTCTGGCCTCCTCCCCGATTCCGGGAAACGAGCGGAACGTCGCCCGGATCGTGGACCAGCTGTTTGAACGCAAAGCAATCGTCATCTACGGTTCGGGCACAGTTACCGGCATGCATGTCTCCGGACATGCGAGCCAAGAAGAGTTGAAGCTGATGCTGACCCTAATGAAGCCCAAATATTTTATCCCCATTCATGGCGAATATCGCATGCTCCATCAGCATCGGCTCATTGCAGAGGCTGTCGGCGTCGAAGCCGAACATATCTTAATCGTCAATAACGGCGATGTTGTTGATCTTACCGATTCAGTGGCGCGTCAAGAACGTAAAATCCCGAACGGGAACACCCTTGTCGACGGACTTGGAATCGGGGATGTCGGTCATATCGTGCTTCGCGACCGCAAAGTGCTGTCCGAGGACGGCATCGTAATCGTCGTCGTATCCATCGCCAAGTCGGATGGTAAAATCGTCTCGGGGCCGGATTTTATTTCGCGCGGCTTCGTCTATGTTCGCGAATCCGAAGGGCTCATGGAAGAAGCGCAACGGATCGCGGTTAGCTGTATTAAACAGCTGCAGGATGCAGATACGCATACATGGAGCAGCTATAAGAACACGCTTAAAGACGCCATCGGGAAGTGCCTCTACACCTATACCAAACGGCGCCCTATGATAGTTCCGATTATCATCGAGATTTAG
- a CDS encoding cob(I)yrinic acid a,c-diamide adenosyltransferase: MKIYTKSGDKGQTSLVYGKRVSKNNVRVHAYGTCDEANSMIGLALAALGNGEEWASFRQLLQIVQTKLFHVGAELSTPPLIKVAWPITDEDVRYLEEQIDEMDASLPPLTQFILPGGHLCGAALHAARTIVRRAERAAALVWKEEEINPIVLAYLNRLSDLLFVAARFVNHLEGCSESILHQAYSGPNKQGEAN, encoded by the coding sequence ATGAAAATCTACACGAAATCAGGAGACAAGGGGCAAACCAGCTTAGTCTATGGGAAACGGGTGTCTAAAAATAACGTACGCGTTCATGCCTACGGGACATGCGACGAAGCGAATTCCATGATTGGTCTGGCACTCGCGGCGCTTGGTAATGGCGAGGAGTGGGCATCGTTCCGGCAGCTGCTGCAGATCGTGCAAACGAAGCTGTTCCATGTAGGTGCGGAACTGTCAACTCCGCCGCTGATTAAGGTCGCGTGGCCGATTACGGACGAGGATGTCCGTTATTTGGAGGAGCAGATCGACGAGATGGACGCAAGCCTTCCTCCATTAACGCAATTTATATTGCCTGGCGGCCATCTGTGCGGCGCTGCGCTTCATGCGGCGAGAACGATCGTTCGCCGTGCGGAACGAGCGGCCGCGCTCGTATGGAAGGAAGAGGAGATCAACCCCATTGTCCTGGCCTATTTGAACCGGCTGTCCGACCTGCTGTTCGTCGCTGCTCGCTTCGTCAATCACCTGGAAGGATGCTCTGAATCGATCCTGCATCAGGCTTATAGCGGTCCGAACAAGCAGGGCGAAGCCAACTAA